A stretch of Penaeus vannamei isolate JL-2024 chromosome 18, ASM4276789v1, whole genome shotgun sequence DNA encodes these proteins:
- the LOC113810731 gene encoding retinol dehydrogenase 12 yields the protein MFMMEDPSGGRESLVLIMGEDVMHTLLRLVMAWMFLLPWTTAASALVFAGVWAGKRLTAARCTSTRRMDGKTVVITGGESGLGKEVAKDLVRRGADVIIAGIDKIKAFETRDELAGKEGSLETAYLDLSKMASVRQFAKNMEGRKIDALLNNAGVADVPHRLTNEGLEFSVATNHLGHFLLTHLLMPGLKKARGKVVTVSSICHKRVKNVDDLDLKGDLKFCYEREFGMLEIYGATKAMNILFSSELSRKLSGTGVTSNCLNPGSSKTDIFKNLTNSHWYGPFIKLYVMAYAKTITEGAQTSIHAIVSEEVDGVSGKYFEDCKEMEPSELVQDKGVARRLWETSERLVQLQPHERTI from the exons ATGTTCATGATGGAAGACCCAAGTGGCGGAAGGGAGTCTTTGGTGCTAATTATGGGCGAGGACGTCATGCACACGCTCCTCCGGCTGGTCATGGCGTGGATGTTCCTCCTCCCGTGGACAACAGCGGCTTCTGCTCTGGTAttcgcgggcgtgtgggcggggaagAGGCTCACGGCGGCGCGGTGTACGTCGACGCGCAGAATGGACGGCAAGACGGTGGTGATCACGGGCGGAGAGTCTG GTCTTGGGAAAGAGGTAGCGAAGGACCTCGTGAGGCGTGGCGCGGACGTCATCATCGCAGGAATAGACAAGATAAAGGCCTTCGAGACGAGAG ACGAGCTGGCAGGTAAAGAAGGGAGTTTGGAAACGGCGTATCTGGATCTCTCCAAGATGGCGTCCGTCAGGCAATTCGCCAAAAATATGGAGGGACGAAAG ATAGATGCGCTCTTAAACAATGCTGGCGTTGCTGACGTGCCCCACAGACTCACAAACGAAGGTCTTGAGTTCTCAGTCGCGACCAACCACTTGGGACACTTCTTGCTGACGCATCTCCTTATGC ccggACTGAAGAAGGCCCGTGGGAAGGTGGTTACCGTGTCATCCATCTGCCACAAGCGCGTCAAGAATGTGGATGACCTTGACCTGAAGGGCGACCTCAAGTTCTGCTACGAGCGGGAGTTCGGCATGTTGGAGATATACGGGGCTACCAAGGCCatgaatattttgttttcttcggAACTCTCTCGGAAGTTGAGCGGCACAG GTGTAACTTCTAACTGTTTGAATCCTGGGTCATCGAAAACAGATATATTTAAAAACCTGACGAACAGCCACTGGTACGGTCCTTTCATCAAGTTATACGTCATGGCGTATGCAAAG ACAATCACAGAGGGAGCTCAGACGTCCATCCATGCTATTGTTTCCGAAGAGGTCGATGGGGTTTCAGGAAAATATTTCGAGGACTGTAAG GAAATGGAGCCGTCAGAGTTAGTGCAAGATAAGGGTGTTGCCCGAAGACTTTGGGAAACGAGCGAGCGACTTGTTCAGCTGCAACCCCACGAAAGGACAATTTAG